In Lusitaniella coriacea LEGE 07157, the genomic stretch GTGGTGGTGGAGGCGGCGTTTGGTTAGTTGTATTGGCAAAAAATCGGATCGTGCTGGGCAACCGACTGCCAAATATGGCATCCGGGAAGCCATCGCCATTCAGGTCTGCAAATGCAGGGGCAACTTGTTCTAGCGCCGCCGTTCCGTTGAGGTCGTTGAAAGGATTATCTGCCCCGGTGACTTCAAACAACATCGCATTATTTGCAGTTCCCCGGTTCTCAAAGAAGCGAACCGTTCCGCTTCCGCCGCCTACGGGGTTCGTCTCCCCGAGAAAAGCGTCTAAATCCCCATCCATGTCTGCATCCGCAAAGGTTGGGACAACGCGAACCTCTGCACCGGCAGCAATATTGACTCCTTGGAAAGGGTTGGCAGCATCATTTTGGACAAAAGTTGGGGTTGTGTTATTCCCCTGGTTTTCATAGAAAATTGTGTTGCCTGTTGTTGAACCTGCTGTACTGCGAATCCCAACCAACGCATCTAAATCTCCATCCCCATCAATATCCGCAAAGGTAGGGGAAGCGTATGCTGCGGCTCCCAAATCGGCGAGATCGAGGGGGTTAGCCGCCGTATCTCGCACGAACATGGGCATCATAGCCGTTCCATTGTTGCGGAAAAACCGAACCGAGCTATCCGTTCCTACGGGATTATCGCCATCGCCGAGGGTGCCGATAAAGGCATCTAAATCCCCGTCTCCATCAATATCGGCTAAAGCCGGCATACTAACGGTGAAGGGTTCTCTCGCATTGGTAGGAAAAACCCCCAAACCGTCAACAAAGGTGTTGTAGGTATTAAAGGGATTTGCAGCTCCCACTTGTTCGGTAAAGCTGGGAGTTGTTGTCGTGCCATCATTGAGGAAAACGCTTACCAGACCGTCATTTTGACCGACAACTGCATCTAAATCTCCATCCCCATCAATATCGGCAAAGGTTGGGGAGGCTAAATTTTTATTGACCTGAAAAAGGTCATTACCTTGTTGAAATGTAATCATGATCGGCGCTCAGAAGGGGTAATTCGCTAAGGACTGTGTTGCAAGAGGCAGTTTCTTGACGAGTAAGGTTCTAGGGTTAA encodes the following:
- a CDS encoding FG-GAP repeat domain-containing protein produces the protein MITFQQGNDLFQVNKNLASPTFADIDGDGDLDAVVGQNDGLVSVFLNDGTTTTPSFTEQVGAANPFNTYNTFVDGLGVFPTNAREPFTVSMPALADIDGDGDLDAFIGTLGDGDNPVGTDSSVRFFRNNGTAMMPMFVRDTAANPLDLADLGAAAYASPTFADIDGDGDLDALVGIRSTAGSTTGNTIFYENQGNNTTPTFVQNDAANPFQGVNIAAGAEVRVVPTFADADMDGDLDAFLGETNPVGGGSGTVRFFENRGTANNAMLFEVTGADNPFNDLNGTAALEQVAPAFADLNGDGFPDAIFGSRLPSTIRFFANTTNQTPPPPP